The Chroicocephalus ridibundus chromosome 2, bChrRid1.1, whole genome shotgun sequence genome includes a region encoding these proteins:
- the TMEM106B gene encoding transmembrane protein 106B, whose protein sequence is MGKSLSHLPMHTCKEDGYDGGTVSDNMRNGLVHSESHNEDGRCGDVSQFPYVEFTGRDSVTCPTCQGTGRIPRGQENQLVALIPYSDQRLRPRRTKLYVTASVIVCLLLSGLAVFFLFPRSIDVEYIGVKSVYVTYEQGRRIIYLNITNTLNITNNNYYSVEVANITAQVQFSKTVIGKARLNNITNIGPLDMKQIDYMVPTVIQDEMSYMFDFCTLASIKVHNIVVMMQVTVTTSYFGHSEQISQERYQYVDCGGNTTYQLGQSEYLNVLQPPQ, encoded by the exons aTGGGAAAATCACTTTCTCACCTGCCTATGCATACGTGCAAGGAAGATGGCTATGATGGAGGCACAGTGTCTGATAATATGAGGAATGGGTTAGTTCACTCAGAATCGCACAACGAAGATGGCAGATGTGGAGACGTATCGCAGTTTCCCTATGTGGAATTTACGGGAAGAGACAGCGTCACCTGCCCGACTTGCCAGGGAACAGGAAGAATTCCACGAG GGCAGGAAAATCAGCTGGTAGCATTAATTCCATACAGTGATCAGAGACTGAGGCCAAGAAGAAC AAAGCTCTACGTGACTGCTTCTGTAATTGTATGTTTACTACTTTCTGGACTGGCTGTATTCTTCTTGTTTCCTCGTTCAATCGATGTTGAATACATTGGTGTGAAGTCAGTATATGTCACTTATGAACAGGGTAGACGTATAATATATCTAAATATTACG aacacaCTAAATATAACAAACAACAACTATTATTCTGTTGAAGTGGCAAATATCACAGCCCAAGttcagttttcaaaaacagtTATTGGCAAAGCACGGCTAAACAACATCACCAACATTGGTCCTCTGGACATGAAACAG attgacTATATGGTGCCCACAGTCATACAAGATGAAATGAGCTACATGTT tgaCTTCTGTACTTTAGCATCTATCAAAGTGCATAACATAGTAGTGATGATGCA agTGACAGTGACAACTTCTTACTTTGGCCACTCTGAGCAAATATCCCAGGAGAGATACCAGTATGTGGACTGTGGAGGAAACACAACCTACCAGCTGGGCCAGTCAGAATATTTAAATGTACTTCAGCCCCCGCAGTAA